Proteins from a single region of Catenulispora acidiphila DSM 44928:
- a CDS encoding ABC transporter substrate-binding protein produces MRAGITSRAVIFGAAGIALVLTAAGCGSGSKPGSPASTGSTAAGSATSGSSSTASSSGSGAVDSAAAALVPAAIKGKGVITIATDPSYPPNESKDQNGNIVGWDVDMGNAIAAKLGLKANFTEVTFADIVTGISTNKYDAGMSSITDNKTREGVDDFVTYFNAGTKLMVPKGNPKNLTDNSPTDLSVCGLTIGVEKGTVQEDPDIPTRNKACEAAGKPDIKTLSQDTQDQINESLSSGRCDAVLADSPVVDYYAKSGNFQAVGELYSGAPYGIAISKSNNGLSQAFLAALKDLVADGTYHKLTTQYGIQAGDYTTPGLNQATS; encoded by the coding sequence ATGCGAGCCGGGATAACATCCAGGGCCGTCATATTTGGGGCCGCGGGGATCGCGCTGGTCCTCACCGCGGCGGGCTGCGGAAGCGGCAGCAAGCCGGGAAGCCCTGCCTCGACCGGCAGCACGGCCGCCGGATCGGCGACCTCCGGATCGTCGTCCACCGCCTCCTCCTCGGGTTCGGGCGCCGTCGACAGCGCGGCCGCCGCCCTGGTGCCGGCCGCGATCAAGGGCAAGGGCGTCATCACCATCGCCACCGACCCGAGCTACCCCCCGAACGAGTCCAAGGACCAGAACGGCAATATCGTCGGCTGGGACGTGGACATGGGCAACGCGATCGCCGCGAAGCTGGGCCTGAAGGCGAACTTCACCGAGGTCACCTTCGCCGACATCGTCACCGGCATCTCCACGAACAAGTACGACGCCGGTATGTCGTCCATCACGGACAACAAGACGCGCGAGGGCGTCGACGACTTCGTGACCTACTTCAACGCCGGCACGAAACTGATGGTCCCCAAGGGCAACCCGAAGAACCTGACGGACAACTCCCCGACCGACCTGTCGGTGTGCGGCCTGACGATCGGCGTGGAGAAGGGGACGGTCCAGGAGGACCCGGACATCCCGACCCGCAACAAGGCGTGCGAGGCGGCGGGCAAGCCGGACATCAAGACGCTGTCCCAGGACACCCAGGACCAGATCAACGAGTCGCTGTCCTCGGGCCGCTGCGACGCGGTGCTCGCCGACTCCCCGGTCGTCGACTACTACGCCAAGAGCGGCAACTTCCAGGCCGTCGGCGAGCTGTACTCCGGCGCCCCCTACGGCATCGCCATCTCCAAGAGCAACAACGGGCTCTCGCAGGCCTTCCTGGCCGCGCTGAAGGACCTGGTGGCCGACGGCACGTACCACAAGCTCACCACCCAGTACGGGATCCAGGCCGGCGACTACACGACCCCGGGCCTGAACCAGGCGACGAGCTGA